The following coding sequences are from one Perognathus longimembris pacificus isolate PPM17 chromosome 13, ASM2315922v1, whole genome shotgun sequence window:
- the LOC125361863 gene encoding olfactory receptor 51I1-like — translation MRGEPHNSSGLPSFTLTGLPGLESSQHWLFLLLGALYFISIVGNALILFIIKEEQSLHQPMYYLLSLLSVNDLGVSLSTLPTVLATFCFHLKQISFNSCMAQMFFIHLFSFMESGILLFMSFDRYVAICNPLRYATILTDGRVLQMGLSVILRSFCLVFPMPFLLKRLPFCKANVLAHSYCLHPDLIRLPCGDTTINSMYGLFIVISAYGVDSVLILLSYVLILHTILAIASQKEMLKTLNTCVSHICAVLIFYVPLLSKSMVHRFAKQAPEYVHQFMSLVYLFVPPMLNPIIYSIKTKEIRRKMHKMLLRSKF, via the coding sequence ATGAGAGGTGAACCCCACAACAGCTCAGGACTGCCTTCTTTCACCTTGACAGGACTCCCAGGACTGGAGAGCTCTCAGCACTGGCTGTTCTTGCTCCTGGGAGCTCTTTATTTCATCTCTATAGTGGGCAATGCCTTGATTCTGTTCATTATCAAGGAGGAGCAGAGCTTGCACCAGCCCATGTACTACTTACTGTCCCTGCTATCAGTTAATGACCTAGGTGTGTCTTTGTCCACTTTGCCCACAGTACTTGCCACCTTTTGCTTCCACTTAAAACAAATCAGTTTTAATTCTTGCATGGCCCAAATGTTCTTTATCCATCTCTTCTCCTTCATGGAGTCTGGAATCCTGCTGTTCATGAGctttgaccgctatgtggccatctgtaaTCCACTGCGCTATGCCACAATACTTACTGATGGCCGTGTGCTTCAAATGGGCTTATCTGTTATTCTGCGAAGTTTCTGTCTGGTTTTCCCAATGCCTTTCCTCCTGAAGAGGCTGCCCTTCTGCAAGGCCAACGTGTTGGCCCATTCCTACTGCTTGCACCCAGACCTGATCCGTCTGCCCTGTGGAGATACCACTATCAACAGCATGTATGGCCTGTTCATTGTCATCTCAGCCTACGGGGTGGATTCAGTGCTCATCCTCCTCTCCTATGTGCTCATCCTGCACACTATCCTGGCCATTGCCTCCCAAAAGGAGATGCTGAAGACACTCAACACGTGTGTGTCCCACATCTGCGCTGTGCTCATCTTCTATGTGCCCTTGCTCAGTAAGTCCATGGTCCATCGATTTGCAAAGCAGGCCCCTGAGTATGTGCACCAGTTCATGTCCCTGGTCTATCTCTTTGTGCCTCCCATGCTCAACCCAATAATCTACTCCATCAAGACGAAGGAGATCCGCAGGAAGATGCACAAGATGTTACTGAGATCTAAGTTCTGA
- the LOC125361804 gene encoding olfactory receptor 51I1-like translates to MRGEPHNSSGLPPFTLTGLPGLESSQHWMFLLLGALYFISIVGNALILFIIKEEQSLHQPMYYLLSLLSVNDLGVSFSTLPTVLATFCFHLKQISFNSCMAQMFFIHLFSFMESGILLFMSFDRYVAICNPLRYATILTDGRVLQMGLSVILRSFCLVFPMPFLLKRLPFCKANVLAHSYCLHPDLIRLPCGDTTINSMYGLFIVISAFGVDSVLILLSYVLILRSVLAIASQEERLKTLNTCVSHICAVLIFYVPMLSVSMVHRFAKQAPEYVHQFMSLVYLFVPPMLNPIIYSIKTKEIRRKMHKMLLRSKF, encoded by the coding sequence ATGAGAGGTGAACCCCACAACAGCTCAGGACTGCCTCCTTTCACCTTGACAGGACTCCCAGGACTGGAGAGCTCTCAGCACTGGATGTTCTTGCTCCTGGGAGCTCTTTATTTCATCTCTATAGTGGGCAATGCCTTGATTCTGTTCATTATCAAGGAGGAGCAGAGCTTGCACCAGCCCATGTACTACTTACTGTCCCTGCTATCAGTTAATGACCTAGGTGTGTCTTTTTCCACCTTGCCCACAGTACTTGCCACCTTTTGCTTCCACTTAAAACAAATCAGTTTTAATTCTTGCATGGCCCAAATGTTCTTTATCCATCTCTTCTCCTTCATGGAGTCTGGAATCCTGCTGTTCATGAGCTTTGACCGCTACGTGGCCATCTGTAATCCACTGCGCTATGCCACAATACTTACTGATGGCCGTGTGCTTCAAATGGGCTTATCTGTTATTCTGCGAAGTTTCTGTCTGGTTTTCCCAATGCCTTTCCTCCTGAAGAGGCTGCCCTTCTGCAAGGCCAACGTGTTGGCCCATTCCTACTGCTTGCACCCAGACCTGATCCGCCTGCCCTGTGGAGATACCACTATCAACAGCATGTATGGCCTGTTCATTGTCATCTCAGCCTTCGGGGTGGATTCAGTGCTCATCCTCCTCTCCTATGTGCTCATCCTGCGCTCTGTGCTGGCCATCGCCTCCCAGGAAGAGAGGCTGAAGACACTCAACACGTGTGTGTCCCACATCTGCGCTGTGCTCATCTTCTATGTGCCCATGCTCAGTGTGTCCATGGTCCATCGATTTGCAAAGCAGGCACCTGAGTATGTGCACCAGTTCATGTCCCTGGTCTATCTCTTTGTGCCTCCCATGCTCAACCCAATAATCTACTCCATCAAGACGAAGGAGATCCGCAGGAAGATGCACAAGATGTTACTGAGATCTAAGTTCTGA